From a region of the Agromyces ramosus genome:
- a CDS encoding fumarylacetoacetate hydrolase family protein, producing the protein MTIDGIAMPGKIIAVHLNYPSRAAQRGRTPASPSYFLKPSSSLAASGGTIERPAGTELLAFEGEIAIVIGRPARRVSPADGWSHVASVTAANDFGLYDLRAADKGSNLRSKGGDGFTPIGPALIRAASVEPERLRIRTWVNGTLVQEDSSGTLLFPFGQLVADLSQHMTLETGDVILTGTPAGSSVVVPGDVVEVEVDAPDALGAPSSGRLVTTVTDGTGAYGDFGAKPSVDDIQRVEAWGDRDRAGLPAPAPAFELTPELRERLMSVGVATLSVALRKRGYHDVFIEGVHPNRSGRRVVGRAKTLRFVAFRPDLFDRHGGGFNAQKQAFDTVNPGEVLVIEARGERGTGTVGDVLALRAQVRGAAGIVTDGGVRDADAIAEFDIPVFSQGPHPSVLGRRHVPWETDGTITCGGTAVQPGDVIVGDGDGVIVIPPSLVEEVVAEAAAQEREDAWVAEQVAAGASVDGLFPMNSEWRARYEAEGR; encoded by the coding sequence ATGACCATCGACGGCATCGCCATGCCAGGCAAGATCATCGCCGTGCACCTGAACTACCCGTCCCGCGCCGCGCAACGGGGCCGCACGCCGGCGAGTCCCAGCTACTTCCTGAAGCCCTCGAGCTCCCTCGCCGCGTCCGGCGGCACCATCGAACGCCCGGCGGGCACCGAGCTCCTCGCCTTCGAGGGCGAGATCGCGATCGTCATCGGCAGGCCGGCGCGGCGCGTCTCCCCCGCCGACGGCTGGAGCCACGTGGCATCCGTCACCGCCGCGAACGACTTCGGGCTCTACGACCTGCGCGCCGCCGACAAGGGCTCGAACCTGCGCTCCAAGGGCGGCGACGGATTCACGCCGATCGGTCCGGCACTCATCCGGGCGGCATCCGTCGAGCCCGAGCGTCTCCGCATTCGGACGTGGGTCAACGGCACGCTCGTACAGGAGGATTCGAGCGGCACGCTGCTGTTCCCGTTCGGGCAGCTCGTCGCCGACCTCTCGCAGCACATGACGCTCGAAACCGGAGACGTCATCCTCACCGGCACTCCCGCCGGCTCGTCGGTCGTCGTACCCGGCGACGTCGTCGAGGTCGAGGTGGATGCCCCTGATGCGCTCGGCGCGCCCTCCTCAGGCCGCCTCGTCACGACGGTCACCGACGGCACCGGGGCCTACGGCGACTTCGGTGCGAAGCCCTCAGTCGACGACATCCAGCGCGTCGAGGCGTGGGGGGATCGCGATCGCGCGGGGCTGCCCGCACCCGCACCGGCGTTCGAGTTGACGCCCGAGCTTCGCGAACGCCTCATGAGTGTCGGTGTCGCCACGCTCTCGGTCGCGCTCCGCAAGCGCGGCTATCACGACGTCTTCATCGAGGGGGTGCACCCGAACCGCTCCGGCCGTCGCGTCGTGGGGCGGGCGAAGACCCTGCGTTTCGTGGCCTTCCGGCCCGATCTCTTCGACCGCCACGGCGGTGGTTTCAATGCGCAGAAGCAGGCGTTCGACACCGTGAACCCTGGCGAGGTGCTCGTGATCGAGGCCCGCGGCGAGCGCGGCACCGGCACCGTGGGCGACGTGCTCGCGCTGCGCGCCCAGGTCCGCGGTGCCGCCGGCATCGTCACCGACGGCGGGGTACGCGACGCCGACGCGATCGCCGAGTTCGACATCCCGGTGTTCTCGCAGGGACCGCACCCCTCCGTGCTCGGCCGCAGGCACGTGCCCTGGGAGACCGACGGCACGATCACCTGCGGCGGCACCGCCGTGCAGCCCGGCGACGTCATCGTGGGCGACGGCGACGGGGTCATCGTCATTCCGCCGTCGCTCGTCGAGGAGGTCGTCGCCGAGGCGGCCGCCCAGGAGCGCGAAGACGCGTGGGTGGCCGAGCAGGTCGCCGCCGGGGCATCCGTCGACGGGCTCTTCCCCATGAACTCCGAATGGCGCGCCCGCTACGAAGCCGAGGGCCGATGA
- a CDS encoding aldolase/citrate lyase family protein, whose amino-acid sequence MPVRMTLPPTLAARIAASDRPQFGMWVCSANAVNAEIAAGSGLDVVLIDAEHSPNGLESILAQLHAVAAYPVSALVRPPFGDAVVIKQYLDLGVQNLLIPMVDSAAHAEEMVRAVRYPPHGIRGVGSALARASRWNRVEGYLTDAASSVSLFVQIESAAALDHVEEIAAVEGVDGILIGPADLAASMGFLGQQEHPEVVAGVLRSIAAAIAVGKPAGVNAFAPTAADRYVEAGASLVLVGADVALLARASEALADRFIGAPSA is encoded by the coding sequence ATGCCGGTTCGAATGACCCTCCCGCCCACGCTCGCGGCGCGCATCGCGGCATCCGATCGCCCGCAGTTCGGCATGTGGGTCTGCTCGGCGAACGCCGTCAACGCCGAGATCGCCGCCGGCAGCGGGCTCGATGTCGTGCTCATCGACGCCGAGCACTCGCCCAACGGGCTGGAGTCCATCCTCGCGCAGCTGCACGCCGTGGCGGCGTACCCGGTGAGCGCGCTCGTGCGACCGCCGTTCGGCGACGCCGTGGTGATCAAGCAGTACCTCGACCTCGGGGTCCAGAACCTCCTGATCCCCATGGTCGACTCGGCGGCGCACGCCGAGGAGATGGTGCGTGCCGTGCGCTATCCCCCGCACGGCATCCGAGGAGTGGGCAGTGCCCTCGCTCGCGCGTCGCGCTGGAACCGCGTCGAGGGCTATTTGACCGATGCCGCGTCGAGCGTGTCGCTCTTCGTGCAGATCGAGTCGGCGGCGGCGCTCGACCACGTCGAGGAGATCGCCGCGGTCGAGGGTGTCGACGGCATCCTCATCGGCCCGGCCGACCTCGCGGCATCGATGGGGTTCCTCGGGCAGCAGGAGCACCCCGAGGTCGTGGCGGGCGTGCTCCGTTCGATCGCGGCGGCGATCGCGGTCGGGAAGCCAGCGGGCGTCAACGCGTTCGCGCCGACGGCGGCGGATCGCTATGTCGAGGCGGGCGCCTCGCTCGTGCTGGTCGGTGCGGACGTCGCGCTCCTCGCGCGAGCGAGCGAGGCACTCGCCGATCGGTTCATCGGCGCACCATCGGCTTGA